A part of Microbulbifer sp. MI-G genomic DNA contains:
- a CDS encoding ATP-binding protein, producing MMQFLRDAFFRRLALLLLCSFVIVGALFLLLMRYVVSAHQNEVAQNLHRDLARHLVDQHALFIDGQPDKEGLYHLFHNLMVLGPNFEFYLLDPQGEVLAYSADPTQIKRRHIDIGPIRTFLGSPTEIQRTIYGADPRDRERRKIFSAAPVNRDGQLKGYMYVIIGGEVFDNVAQGVWQNQILRWVVVVFLGGLILSLMASLWVFGLLTRPLRQLTGDMQRFRAVGLQRELSPTPWDANANDVVHRLGSAFNALTASLRAQYLRIKTVDEMRRELLAHISHDLRTPLSSLRGYLETWLIKREELNPDDSRHYVETAYRNSKKVHRLVEQLFELACLESADVPMHFEEIVLAELIQDVLQKFALKARQHCVRMDVTPQDSTIVVHGDIEKLERVFSNLVENALRHCGRGDEIIVQLQPRGKEVLVSVKDSGCGIPADDLPHIFEAHYRAANSVPDNSGQGGLGLAITKRLLALHQVDISVCSRENHGTAFEFQLRCS from the coding sequence ATGATGCAGTTTCTGCGTGATGCTTTCTTCCGGCGCCTGGCACTGCTGCTGTTGTGCAGTTTTGTTATTGTGGGCGCGCTGTTTCTGCTGCTGATGCGCTATGTAGTCAGCGCCCATCAAAATGAAGTGGCGCAAAACCTGCACCGCGATCTGGCTCGCCATCTAGTCGATCAACATGCATTATTTATTGACGGCCAGCCGGATAAAGAGGGCCTCTATCACCTGTTTCACAACCTGATGGTATTGGGCCCGAACTTTGAATTCTATCTGCTGGACCCACAGGGCGAAGTGCTGGCCTATTCCGCCGATCCGACCCAGATCAAGCGCCGGCATATCGATATCGGACCCATTCGCACGTTTCTCGGCAGTCCCACTGAAATTCAGCGCACAATATATGGTGCGGACCCCCGCGACCGCGAGCGACGTAAGATCTTTTCCGCGGCCCCAGTAAATCGGGATGGCCAGCTTAAAGGCTATATGTATGTGATTATTGGCGGTGAGGTGTTTGATAATGTGGCGCAAGGTGTGTGGCAGAATCAGATCCTGCGCTGGGTGGTGGTGGTTTTCCTCGGTGGCCTGATACTCAGCTTGATGGCTTCTCTATGGGTGTTTGGCCTGCTCACCCGCCCACTGCGGCAACTCACCGGGGATATGCAGCGCTTTCGGGCTGTCGGCCTGCAACGGGAGTTGTCGCCAACGCCCTGGGATGCCAATGCCAATGATGTGGTTCACCGCCTGGGCAGTGCCTTCAATGCATTGACTGCATCGCTGCGGGCCCAGTACCTGCGTATAAAAACCGTTGATGAAATGCGCCGGGAACTGTTGGCCCATATTTCTCACGACCTGCGCACGCCGCTTTCATCCTTGCGGGGGTATCTGGAAACTTGGTTGATCAAGCGCGAAGAATTGAACCCGGACGATAGCCGGCACTATGTGGAGACGGCTTATCGCAATAGCAAAAAAGTGCATCGGTTGGTGGAACAATTGTTCGAACTGGCCTGCCTGGAAAGTGCCGATGTACCCATGCACTTTGAGGAAATTGTGCTGGCAGAACTGATACAGGATGTATTGCAGAAATTTGCCCTGAAAGCCCGCCAGCACTGTGTAAGAATGGATGTAACCCCGCAAGATTCAACCATTGTAGTACACGGCGATATTGAAAAACTCGAACGGGTATTCTCCAACCTGGTGGAAAATGCCCTGCGCCACTGCGGCCGCGGTGATGAGATCATTGTGCAATTGCAGCCCCGCGGTAAAGAAGTGCTGGTCAGTGTGAAAGATAGCGGCTGCGGAATACCCGCTGATGATCTGCCACATATATTCGAGGCCCATTACAGGGCAGCCAACAGCGTACCCGACAACAGTGGGCAGGGTGGGCTGGGGCTTGCAATCACCAAAAGGTTGCTGGCACTGCACCAGGTTGATATCAGTGTGTGCAGCAGGGAAAATCACGGTACCGCCTTTGAGTTTCAACTGCGCTGTAGCTGA
- the relA gene encoding GTP diphosphokinase: MVQVRKHHSYGVERELDLESWLRHMQKLAGLNGAQVVTLRRAAEMSAEAEQRAIAVEHIWAEGASSFATGLEMAEILADLQIDSEALVAAVLYRAVREKRLPLGVVEEGFGPVVTKLIRGVLRMAAIRSRSAGTGDEDRGGAVEEHSENIRRMLVALVDDVRVALIKLAERTCAIRAAKNAEQPKRTRVAREVADIYAPLAHRLGIGHIKWELEDLSFRYLEPGDYKQIAHLLDEKRLARQKYIDAVLDLLRGELTRADIEGDVYGRAKHIYSIWRKMRHKNIGFSQVYDIRAVRILVPTIRDCYAVLGIVHNLWRNIPNEFDDYIASPKENGYRSLHTAVIGPERKVLEVQIRTFAMHEEAEYGVCAHWRYKGTDLKKSGSQDSYEQKISWLRQVLDWHEEVGGNPLRDDLQSSDVDTRIYVFTPDGHVVDLPSGATPLDFAYKIHTEIGHRCRGAKVDGRIVPLNHELRTANQVEILTSKREAPSRDWLSSGMGYITTSRARAKIIHWFKQQARDQNIADGRSILDSEFRQLALTEFDFEKLSAKLNMSSLEDLYAAVGAGDIGVGQVLNAAQRMVRVVPVDKVPSLTAPVARGEGKADVYIDGVGNLLTHIARCCNPLPGDDIMGYITLGRGVSIHRKDCANMLRMQAEESDRVLQVTWAEKPQELYAVEIVIEAYDRHGLLRDVTMMLDSHKVNVTAMQTRSNKHRHTVEMVLTAEIHNFEELSRVLHRINRLPNVASAKRRMLH, from the coding sequence ATGGTTCAAGTCAGAAAACATCATTCCTACGGTGTTGAGCGCGAACTCGATCTGGAGTCCTGGCTGCGCCATATGCAGAAACTGGCCGGGCTGAATGGCGCCCAGGTCGTGACGCTGCGCCGCGCTGCTGAGATGAGTGCCGAGGCAGAGCAGCGGGCCATCGCGGTGGAGCACATCTGGGCGGAAGGTGCCAGTAGTTTTGCCACCGGGCTGGAAATGGCCGAGATACTGGCCGACTTGCAAATTGATTCCGAGGCACTGGTTGCCGCTGTACTGTATCGAGCGGTGCGGGAGAAACGCCTGCCACTTGGGGTGGTGGAGGAGGGATTTGGCCCGGTAGTGACCAAGCTGATCCGCGGAGTCCTGCGTATGGCAGCGATCCGCAGTCGCAGTGCAGGTACCGGTGATGAGGATAGAGGCGGTGCTGTAGAAGAGCACTCGGAGAATATTCGCCGCATGCTGGTGGCGCTGGTAGATGATGTGCGGGTGGCGTTAATCAAGCTTGCGGAGCGCACCTGCGCGATTCGCGCGGCAAAGAATGCCGAGCAGCCTAAACGCACACGCGTGGCCCGCGAGGTGGCCGATATTTACGCCCCCCTTGCGCACCGTTTGGGTATTGGCCATATCAAGTGGGAGCTGGAGGATCTTTCGTTCCGCTACTTGGAGCCGGGAGATTACAAACAGATTGCCCACCTGTTGGATGAGAAGCGCCTGGCGCGACAAAAATATATCGATGCGGTATTGGACCTGCTCCGTGGCGAGCTGACGCGTGCAGATATTGAGGGCGATGTTTACGGTCGGGCAAAGCATATCTACAGTATCTGGCGCAAAATGCGCCATAAGAATATTGGCTTCTCACAGGTATACGATATTCGCGCAGTGCGGATACTGGTCCCTACGATACGGGATTGTTATGCGGTGCTGGGGATAGTGCATAATTTATGGCGCAACATACCCAATGAGTTTGACGATTACATCGCCTCCCCCAAGGAAAATGGCTATCGCTCCCTGCACACTGCGGTTATCGGGCCCGAGCGCAAGGTGTTGGAGGTGCAGATTCGCACCTTCGCCATGCACGAGGAGGCCGAGTATGGTGTCTGCGCACACTGGCGTTACAAAGGCACCGATCTCAAGAAAAGTGGCAGCCAGGACAGTTACGAACAGAAAATTTCCTGGCTGCGCCAGGTGCTCGATTGGCACGAGGAAGTGGGCGGAAATCCTCTGCGGGATGACTTGCAAAGCAGTGACGTTGATACACGCATTTACGTGTTCACCCCGGATGGGCACGTAGTGGATTTACCCAGCGGTGCCACACCTCTGGATTTTGCCTACAAGATTCATACTGAAATCGGCCATCGCTGCCGCGGTGCCAAGGTGGATGGGCGCATCGTGCCCCTCAATCACGAATTGCGTACTGCCAATCAGGTGGAAATTCTCACCAGCAAACGGGAGGCACCCAGCCGCGACTGGTTGTCTTCGGGCATGGGCTATATCACAACTTCGCGGGCGCGGGCCAAAATTATCCACTGGTTTAAGCAGCAGGCGCGAGACCAGAATATCGCTGATGGACGCAGCATTCTCGATAGCGAATTCAGGCAACTGGCGCTGACAGAATTCGATTTTGAGAAACTGTCGGCCAAGCTGAATATGTCTTCACTGGAGGATCTCTATGCGGCTGTGGGTGCCGGGGATATTGGTGTTGGCCAGGTCTTGAATGCCGCCCAGCGTATGGTCAGAGTGGTACCTGTGGACAAGGTGCCCTCGCTCACGGCACCGGTTGCCAGGGGGGAGGGCAAGGCAGATGTGTATATCGATGGTGTCGGCAACCTGCTCACCCATATCGCACGCTGCTGCAACCCCTTGCCGGGCGACGATATTATGGGCTATATCACCCTCGGTCGCGGAGTCTCTATTCACCGCAAAGACTGCGCCAATATGCTGCGCATGCAGGCGGAGGAATCCGACCGGGTGCTACAGGTGACTTGGGCTGAGAAGCCACAGGAACTCTATGCGGTGGAGATAGTGATCGAAGCCTACGACCGCCATGGCCTGCTGCGCGATGTAACCATGATGCTGGACAGCCATAAAGTCAATGTCACGGCTATGCAGACCCGCTCCAATAAGCACAGACACACCGTGGAAATGGTGCTCACCGCAGAGATCCACAATTTTGAAGAATTGAGTCGTGTGTTGCACCGCATCAATCGCCTGCCCAATGTCGCTTCGGCGAAGCGGCGTATGCTGCACTGA
- the mazG gene encoding nucleoside triphosphate pyrophosphohydrolase, protein MQDEYSLEDLLYLMARLRDPRSGCPWDLKQTFDSIAPCTIEEAYEVAEAIEADDYEHLREELGDLLFQVIFYAQLGREQGCFDFPRIVDTLVRKLVRRHPHVFPDGNLDGEADTGDVDAVQVKRNWEAIKAAERNVKGDAGVLAGVAVGLPAMTRAAKLQKRASQVGFDWPDIHGVLDKIEEEIAELREAVALGDRRHVAEELGDLVFSCVNAARHLKLDPEAILRGSNRKFEQRFGAVESALQARGRRFTDVSLRELDRLWKRAKAEQTPKPHDP, encoded by the coding sequence GTGCAAGACGAATACTCGCTGGAAGACCTGCTGTACCTGATGGCCCGACTGCGCGATCCCAGGAGCGGCTGTCCTTGGGATTTGAAACAGACGTTTGACAGCATAGCTCCCTGTACGATTGAAGAGGCCTATGAAGTAGCCGAGGCCATCGAGGCCGATGACTACGAACATTTGCGCGAGGAGCTTGGCGATCTGCTGTTTCAGGTAATCTTCTATGCCCAACTGGGCCGGGAGCAGGGCTGTTTCGACTTTCCGCGCATTGTCGATACCCTGGTGCGAAAACTTGTGCGCAGGCACCCCCATGTATTTCCCGATGGTAATCTAGACGGTGAAGCCGACACTGGCGATGTGGATGCGGTACAAGTGAAGCGGAACTGGGAGGCGATCAAGGCCGCCGAGCGCAATGTCAAGGGTGACGCCGGGGTCCTGGCCGGAGTGGCGGTGGGACTACCTGCGATGACGCGTGCGGCCAAATTACAGAAACGTGCTTCGCAAGTTGGCTTCGACTGGCCGGATATTCATGGTGTGCTCGACAAAATCGAGGAAGAGATTGCCGAGCTGCGCGAGGCCGTGGCGCTTGGCGATCGCCGGCACGTAGCGGAAGAACTGGGTGACCTGGTATTTTCCTGTGTAAATGCAGCGCGTCACCTGAAGTTAGATCCCGAGGCGATACTGCGTGGCAGTAATCGCAAATTTGAGCAGCGTTTTGGTGCTGTAGAGTCTGCGCTACAGGCCCGGGGGCGCCGGTTTACGGATGTCAGCCTGCGGGAATTGGACCGGCTTTGGAAGCGGGCGAAAGCGGAGCAGACGCCCAAGCCTCATGATCCCTAA
- the adk gene encoding adenylate kinase has protein sequence MRIILLGPPGAGKGTQAQFIVEKFDIPQISTGDMLRAAEKSATPLGLQAKNIMAAGQLVSDDLIIALVKERIAKADCAGGFLFDGFPRTIPQAQALLDADIPIDHVVEIAVDDEEIVKRLSGRRIHEGSGRVYHINYNPPRREGLDDMTGEALIQRNDDSEETVRKRLAVYREQTAPLVGFYRELEARSPKTAPRYTKISGVGSMEEIRGKLLEALC, from the coding sequence ATGCGAATTATTCTCTTGGGCCCACCGGGAGCCGGCAAAGGCACTCAGGCACAATTTATCGTAGAGAAGTTCGACATTCCGCAAATCTCCACCGGTGATATGCTTCGTGCAGCGGAGAAATCTGCCACACCTCTTGGCCTGCAGGCGAAAAATATCATGGCGGCAGGCCAACTGGTCTCTGATGATCTGATCATTGCCCTAGTGAAAGAGCGCATTGCAAAGGCTGACTGCGCAGGCGGTTTTCTGTTCGATGGTTTTCCTCGCACTATTCCCCAAGCCCAGGCTCTGCTGGATGCGGATATCCCTATCGACCACGTTGTGGAGATTGCAGTTGACGATGAGGAAATTGTCAAGCGCCTCTCCGGCCGGCGCATACACGAGGGCTCTGGCCGCGTGTATCATATTAATTACAACCCACCCCGGCGCGAAGGATTGGATGATATGACCGGTGAGGCACTGATTCAGCGCAATGATGATAGCGAAGAGACTGTGCGCAAGCGTCTTGCGGTCTATCGTGAGCAGACGGCGCCCCTGGTTGGTTTCTACCGTGAGCTGGAGGCGCGCTCCCCGAAAACAGCCCCCAGATACACGAAAATCTCCGGGGTTGGCAGCATGGAGGAAATTCGCGGTAAGCTACTTGAGGCCCTTTGCTGA
- the hemH gene encoding ferrochelatase has protein sequence MSTAVILMNLGTPAQPTAASVRRFLRDFLSDPRVVEIPRPLWLTILNCLVLPFRPRRIAPAYEGIWNRGVDGARVAGSPLLYYTRTQAELLQEHFYSNGRDLVVEYAMTYGGPRLHQVVETLRKKGIESFVVFPLYPQYSATTTAAIYDQVAQIFLKSRDIPDISLVRDYYHNPLYINALANSVREHWQKYGPAEKLLLSFHGIPKANTEKGDPYYRHCLETARLLADQLQIAGECWQVSFQSRFGKAEWLQPYTDKTLTEWGARGVASVDVICPAFSADCLETLEEISVENRAIFLDAGGSEYRYIPALNLRKDHIEALAAVVENRLPGPK, from the coding sequence ATGTCCACGGCAGTAATCTTGATGAATTTGGGCACGCCCGCACAGCCGACTGCAGCTTCGGTGAGGCGATTTTTGCGGGATTTCCTCTCTGATCCCCGTGTTGTGGAAATTCCCCGCCCTCTCTGGCTCACAATATTGAACTGTCTGGTTTTGCCGTTTCGCCCCAGGCGCATCGCGCCCGCCTATGAGGGAATATGGAACCGTGGTGTGGATGGTGCTCGGGTTGCAGGTTCTCCACTTCTCTACTATACACGCACACAGGCTGAGTTATTACAGGAGCATTTTTATAGTAACGGGCGCGATCTTGTGGTTGAGTATGCTATGACCTACGGCGGCCCGCGGCTACACCAGGTGGTGGAGACACTGCGTAAAAAAGGGATTGAATCCTTTGTTGTTTTCCCACTGTATCCACAATATTCAGCTACAACCACAGCGGCAATTTACGATCAAGTGGCGCAGATTTTTCTCAAGAGCCGCGATATTCCAGATATTTCGCTAGTAAGGGATTATTATCATAATCCCCTCTATATCAACGCGCTCGCCAATTCCGTGCGCGAGCACTGGCAGAAGTACGGGCCGGCCGAAAAACTCCTGTTGTCATTTCATGGTATCCCGAAGGCCAATACTGAGAAAGGAGATCCCTATTATCGGCACTGTCTAGAGACTGCGCGTCTGTTGGCGGATCAATTGCAAATTGCCGGGGAATGCTGGCAGGTCAGTTTCCAGTCCCGTTTTGGCAAAGCGGAATGGTTACAGCCCTATACCGATAAAACACTCACGGAATGGGGTGCACGCGGCGTGGCTTCCGTAGATGTCATCTGTCCAGCATTCTCGGCGGACTGCCTGGAGACCCTGGAAGAAATTTCGGTAGAGAATCGCGCTATTTTTCTCGATGCGGGGGGAAGTGAATACCGATATATTCCTGCATTGAACCTGCGCAAAGATCATATTGAGGCGCTAGCTGCAGTGGTTGAGAACCGCTTGCCGGGACCAAAATAA
- the tsaB gene encoding tRNA (adenosine(37)-N6)-threonylcarbamoyltransferase complex dimerization subunit type 1 TsaB: MKILALDTTSSACSVACYSNGQITARFVQAERGHTHRLLPMVDEVLADAGVVLSDLDALAVSRGPGSFTGLRIAISCAQGLAYSADIPVVPVSSLSALALGARRTHPEWGGAPIVSMLDARMGQVYWGVFTAQSPHHSLLPEAVTSPEQVVLSLQKATLPTPLYGAGPGWHYERLRVVPVAGIDQNVPVCAEDILQLAMPLWQAGAATTAEALEPRYLRNEITWQKRQKIRSR; the protein is encoded by the coding sequence GTGAAGATTCTCGCCTTGGATACTACCTCCAGCGCCTGTTCTGTAGCCTGCTATAGCAATGGCCAGATAACCGCGCGTTTCGTGCAGGCCGAACGCGGCCACACCCACCGGCTGTTGCCAATGGTGGACGAAGTGCTGGCCGATGCTGGTGTTGTCCTCTCTGACCTGGATGCGCTCGCAGTCAGTCGCGGGCCCGGTTCATTCACCGGGCTGCGTATAGCCATCAGCTGCGCCCAGGGCCTGGCATATTCCGCCGATATACCTGTGGTGCCGGTATCCAGCCTATCCGCCCTGGCACTTGGTGCCAGGCGCACACACCCCGAGTGGGGGGGTGCCCCAATTGTGTCGATGCTGGATGCCCGTATGGGGCAGGTTTACTGGGGTGTTTTTACAGCACAGTCGCCCCATCACAGCCTGTTGCCCGAGGCGGTGACAAGCCCTGAGCAGGTGGTATTGTCTCTGCAGAAGGCAACACTTCCCACTCCACTGTATGGGGCCGGCCCCGGTTGGCACTACGAGCGCCTGCGTGTGGTTCCGGTTGCAGGCATTGATCAGAATGTCCCGGTTTGTGCGGAGGATATCCTGCAGTTGGCGATGCCCCTGTGGCAGGCGGGCGCGGCAACAACCGCCGAGGCGCTGGAGCCCAGATATCTGCGCAACGAAATCACTTGGCAAAAACGACAAAAAATTCGATCCCGGTAG
- a CDS encoding undecaprenyl-diphosphate phosphatase: MEIFQIVVLALMQGLTEFLPISSSAHLILPAELLGWRDQGLAFDVAVHLGSLIAVVFYFRRDIRLLIRDGLSGFIDGHFTAEGRLAWLLVLATIPAGLAALVFDDFIATNLRSATVIAAAMIGFGILLWWADVRGARRDSLTQLNWKKALLIGLAQAIALIPGTSRSGITMTAGLMLGMKREAAARFSFLMSIPVITLSGLWLAMDLLALDTVPWRDILLGAVLSGISAYLCIHFFLKLISRIGMAPFAIYRLALGALLLWVIWG; encoded by the coding sequence ATGGAAATTTTTCAGATCGTTGTGTTGGCCTTGATGCAGGGGTTGACTGAATTTCTCCCAATCTCAAGTTCAGCCCATTTGATTCTACCCGCCGAGCTGCTCGGATGGCGGGATCAGGGACTGGCCTTTGATGTGGCTGTGCACCTGGGTTCATTGATTGCGGTGGTTTTTTATTTTCGCAGGGATATCCGGCTGCTGATCAGAGATGGGCTGAGTGGATTTATCGATGGGCATTTTACCGCTGAGGGGCGGCTCGCCTGGCTGCTTGTTCTCGCTACCATTCCGGCTGGTTTGGCCGCCCTGGTATTCGATGACTTCATTGCAACGAACCTGCGCTCCGCAACTGTGATCGCTGCTGCTATGATCGGTTTTGGGATACTGCTCTGGTGGGCGGATGTGCGGGGAGCCAGAAGGGATTCGCTCACACAGCTCAATTGGAAAAAAGCCCTGCTGATCGGGTTGGCGCAGGCGATTGCTCTGATTCCCGGAACCTCCCGTTCCGGTATTACCATGACGGCTGGATTGATGCTGGGCATGAAGCGGGAAGCGGCTGCGCGTTTTTCCTTTCTGATGTCGATCCCGGTCATTACACTGAGTGGTCTGTGGCTTGCCATGGATTTGCTCGCATTGGATACCGTGCCCTGGCGCGACATACTGCTCGGCGCGGTGCTCTCCGGTATCAGCGCGTATTTATGTATTCATTTCTTCCTCAAATTGATCAGTCGTATAGGCATGGCACCTTTCGCAATATATCGCCTGGCGCTGGGGGCACTCCTACTTTGGGTGATCTGGGGGTAG
- a CDS encoding NAD(P)-dependent oxidoreductase, translated as MATVAFIGLGVMGYPMAGYLSRAGHCVRVYNRTLSRKDQWLRAYTGWGFATPGEAARGAEVVFTCVGNDHDLSEVVRGEQGALAAMGRGTLLVDHTTVSADITRSLAVCARDREIGYLDAPVSGGQAGAQKGSLTVMVGGQEADYQRALPLINCYADAVKLMGPVGSGQLCKMVNQICIAGVVQGLAEGLHFAKAAGLDAEEVVSVISKGAAQSWQMENRSKTMLAGEYEHGFAVDWMRKDLAIVLDEARRNGALLPLTALVDQFYSEVQAIGGSRWDTSSLFARLMKIRPFE; from the coding sequence ATGGCAACGGTAGCGTTTATTGGCCTCGGGGTCATGGGATATCCCATGGCAGGCTATCTCTCGAGGGCAGGCCACTGTGTACGGGTATATAATCGCACGCTCAGCCGCAAAGATCAGTGGCTGCGTGCATACACTGGTTGGGGTTTTGCAACCCCGGGCGAAGCCGCGCGCGGTGCAGAGGTGGTTTTTACCTGCGTGGGAAATGACCATGATTTGTCCGAAGTGGTGCGCGGAGAGCAGGGTGCTCTTGCCGCCATGGGGCGGGGTACACTGCTGGTGGATCATACCACTGTATCCGCAGATATCACCCGATCACTCGCCGTTTGCGCCCGCGATCGGGAGATTGGATATCTCGATGCCCCGGTATCCGGTGGCCAGGCAGGTGCGCAAAAGGGAAGCTTAACGGTGATGGTGGGTGGTCAGGAAGCGGATTATCAGCGCGCGCTCCCTTTGATCAATTGCTATGCAGATGCGGTGAAGTTGATGGGCCCGGTAGGCAGTGGGCAACTGTGCAAGATGGTCAATCAGATTTGTATCGCCGGCGTCGTCCAGGGGCTTGCCGAAGGCCTGCACTTTGCCAAGGCAGCGGGACTCGATGCGGAAGAAGTTGTCAGTGTGATTTCCAAGGGCGCCGCGCAGAGCTGGCAGATGGAAAATCGCTCGAAAACCATGCTGGCGGGGGAATACGAGCATGGATTTGCCGTCGACTGGATGCGCAAAGACCTGGCAATTGTCCTGGATGAGGCCCGGCGCAACGGTGCCCTGTTGCCGCTGACCGCCCTGGTGGACCAATTTTACAGTGAGGTACAGGCTATCGGGGGCTCCCGCTGGGATACTTCCAGCCTCTTTGCACGACTGATGAAGATACGCCCCTTCGAATGA
- a CDS encoding tRNA-queuosine alpha-mannosyltransferase domain-containing protein: MKTLLLSAYDAHSHRRWRKGLVAAFPEWQWVVLALPPRYFSWRIRGNSLTWARGDAARTLRQDWDLIIATSMTDLSALRGLVPELAGVPVVVYFHENQFAYPASADTTRSIEPQMLNIYTALAGNLLLFNSEFNRRTLIDGAARLLKRFPDGVPVGICEEMERKSRVLPVPLEDSLFIAARNATPESSVARKYRWTQGYQGAIPPGALVISWAARWEYDKGPERLLCILRGLKSKGVDFLLNLMGQSFRSCPEALTRIQREFAQHLLVVGYVQNAETYRDILRNSHVFLSTAHHEFQGLAVMEAAITGCTPLVPDEQCYPEYYPHSLRYTGVADALVKLASLAVQVREHRSLPKVEFGAFSWQQQRRAYSDCLYRLARKEHLRNKTRAPRTSAEGDVPTLDTDSLEANNPAR, encoded by the coding sequence ATGAAAACGCTCCTGCTCTCTGCCTACGATGCCCACAGCCATAGGCGCTGGCGCAAGGGTCTGGTTGCTGCCTTTCCCGAATGGCAATGGGTTGTGCTGGCCCTTCCGCCCCGTTACTTCAGTTGGCGTATCCGTGGCAACAGTCTCACCTGGGCCAGAGGGGATGCTGCGCGGACTTTGCGACAGGATTGGGACCTGATAATTGCCACTTCGATGACAGATCTCAGTGCTTTGCGCGGGCTGGTACCGGAATTAGCCGGGGTGCCTGTTGTTGTCTACTTTCATGAAAATCAGTTTGCCTACCCGGCGAGCGCCGATACCACCCGGTCCATAGAGCCACAAATGCTGAATATCTATACGGCGCTGGCCGGAAACCTGTTGCTTTTTAATTCCGAATTTAACCGCCGCACCCTGATCGACGGTGCCGCCAGGCTATTAAAGCGCTTCCCCGATGGTGTGCCGGTGGGCATCTGCGAAGAAATGGAGCGCAAATCCCGGGTACTGCCGGTGCCCCTGGAGGATTCCCTGTTTATCGCTGCCCGCAATGCCACCCCAGAGTCCAGTGTGGCCCGGAAGTATCGCTGGACTCAGGGCTATCAGGGGGCAATTCCCCCAGGGGCTTTGGTTATCAGCTGGGCTGCGCGCTGGGAATATGACAAGGGACCCGAACGCCTGTTGTGTATTCTGCGGGGACTGAAATCGAAAGGGGTGGATTTCCTGCTCAACCTGATGGGCCAGTCCTTCCGCAGCTGCCCCGAGGCACTAACGCGCATTCAGCGGGAATTTGCCCAACACCTGTTGGTAGTGGGCTATGTACAAAACGCGGAGACCTACCGCGATATCCTCAGAAACAGCCACGTATTTCTCTCCACTGCCCACCATGAGTTTCAGGGGCTGGCAGTGATGGAGGCCGCGATAACCGGGTGCACGCCACTGGTTCCGGATGAACAGTGTTACCCTGAGTACTACCCCCACTCCTTGCGCTATACCGGCGTTGCCGATGCGCTTGTCAAGCTGGCATCCCTGGCCGTTCAGGTCAGAGAACACAGGTCTTTGCCAAAGGTGGAGTTTGGGGCGTTTTCCTGGCAACAGCAGCGGCGGGCATACAGCGACTGCCTGTATCGCCTGGCTCGTAAAGAGCACTTACGGAATAAAACAAGAGCACCGCGTACAAGCGCGGAAGGCGATGTGCCGACGCTTGACACAGACTCCCTGGAAGCAAACAATCCCGCTCGGTAG